The following coding sequences are from one Methanococcoides orientis window:
- a CDS encoding helix-turn-helix transcriptional regulator yields the protein MKTRHSILFLFILIIMLPTGMAAANSSAIVHGATYEWNTFEPLENTIIQVNSTPPQSFVAKYGTYSFDLNPGSYTITARYYQNDTLIYLAEEDIVITDGGSYVIDLLLYPAYSEGLITEEDLAEIAPVKESLIASEKNNQSSISTYSIVAIVIALAMIGAYSFMHKKKGTDHVTYQLEVVAEPEEEKEEFPSDLQEVLDIIIANGGRITQKDLRSKIKYSEGKVSLMLSELEAKGYVEKFRKGRGNVIILKDRK from the coding sequence ATGAAAACCAGACATTCAATATTGTTCCTTTTTATCCTGATCATTATGCTACCAACAGGAATGGCAGCTGCAAACAGCTCAGCTATCGTTCATGGAGCAACATATGAGTGGAACACATTTGAACCGCTGGAGAATACGATAATACAGGTCAATTCAACCCCTCCGCAATCCTTTGTAGCAAAATACGGAACATATTCATTTGACCTTAATCCTGGTAGCTACACAATCACAGCTAGATATTACCAGAATGATACCCTTATCTATCTCGCAGAAGAGGATATTGTCATTACAGATGGTGGTAGCTACGTCATTGATCTCCTGCTTTACCCTGCATACTCTGAAGGGCTGATAACTGAAGAAGACCTTGCTGAAATTGCTCCGGTTAAGGAAAGCTTAATTGCTTCCGAAAAAAACAATCAATCATCTATCAGCACTTATTCGATCGTGGCCATAGTGATTGCATTAGCAATGATCGGTGCATATTCCTTTATGCATAAGAAAAAAGGAACTGATCACGTCACATATCAACTGGAAGTAGTTGCTGAACCGGAAGAAGAAAAAGAAGAGTTCCCATCTGACCTTCAGGAAGTACTCGATATAATAATAGCGAATGGAGGAAGGATAACTCAAAAAGACCTTCGAAGCAAGATCAAATACTCCGAAGGAAAAGTAAGCCTTATGTTGTCGGAACTTGAGGCAAAAGGTTATGTGGAGAAGTTCAGAAAGGGACGTGGAAACGTCATCATACTAAAAGATAGAAAATAA